DNA from Intestinimonas massiliensis (ex Afouda et al. 2020):
TTTGGCTCGACGGAGTATATTGTCCTCGCACCGAAAAATGACACACCACCCGAAATGCTATATTGTTTGGCTCGCTATCCAGCATTCGTCGATTATGCAGTCAAAAACATGAACGGAAGTAGCGGGAGACAACGTGTTTCTGCCGAAACAGTAGGGCAATACCGACTTCCCTTGTTTGACAAGCACAGTCTGGTGCTATTTAAGGAGGTTGTCTCACCAATGTTTTTGAAGATGCGCTACAATTCCCTTGAAAATATGAGACTGGCTGAACTGCGAGATGCGTTATTGCCTAAACTCATGTCCGGCGAGATCGATGTCTCTGCCGTCCAGCTCTAAGCCGCTAAATTATCGTTTATCTGCTCGTTGCAGGTGATCTTATCTTCGAGGCATTGCATCGTTTGTACGATAACTTCTTGTACAGCAAGCGAAGGAACGGGTATGGTCAAATTGGCAACTTCGGAAAATGTAATCTGAGGGAATGTGCCAGATCGCGTTTCAGCTAACAGTTGAAGTTCTGCAACTGTGGAACTATTCTTCAAGAAATAGTATAGGTACTTAGGAGATACCACATCCTTTTTTGCACGAATTACCATCAGTTTAGTTGAAGCGATATAGTCTATGGGCGAAAAATCCACATAGGCAAACCGCCTGTTCTGTGGACGGATCTCGCTATATAAAATATCGTCTCGCTGAAAAGTCTTCTTGAACTGCCCTTTCAAATTGGAGTTTGGAACTCGTTCGTGGTTGAGAACTCTACCCTCTAAAACGTCCGAGGTATTGATAAGCGTCACCATATTCTTTTTTTCGCGATAAGTGTCCGAAATAGACGAACAAACTTCACCAACGGGCATATATATTGTTCCATTCATACTACCCACCATCCTAACCGATGTATTTTCTATGTGCCAGCTTCACATTCTGCTGTTTCACCATTGCATAGTGCATGGTGGTGTCGATTTTCTGATGCCCTAAGAGCTGCTGGACTTGCTCTATGGGCATTCCTTTGTCTATGGCAGTTGTAGCCAGTGTACGCCTGAACTTGTGAGGGTGAACCTTCGGGATATTCAGACGCTTTCCCAGCTCCCGAAGGCGTGTCTCCACTCCGCCAATCATCAATCGGTCAAAGGGAGCTTTCAGGGAAACAAACAAAGCTGGGTTTTCATCCGTTCGCCCCTCAAGGTAGTTTTGAAGGTGGATTTTCGTCCTTGCGTCGAAATAGACCAATCGTTCTTTATTACCCTTGCCGATAACAACGCATTCGCGCTCATTGAAGTTGATGTCTTCGCGGTTTAGTGTGACCAGCTCACCAACACGCATTCCAGAGGAAGCCAGAAGATCAATCATCGCCAAGTCTCGTGCTGTTGTGCAGTTGTCACGCATCAGCTCTAACACTTCATCGGTGTAGGTGTCCTTGACCACCTTTGCAGTCTTAACTTTGTGAATACGGCGTACCGGGCTTTTCACAATGAAATCCTCATCTTCAAGCCATGAGAAGAAGCTGGACAGTATCCGGCGGATGTTGTCTATGGTCACTTTGCTCGACCTGCGCTGAACTTGATAGTTTGTCAGATAGCGGCGCAAATCATCTGTGGTGATCTGTCGCACAGCCTTTCCAACTCCGGCAATTAGAGCCTCAATCGTCTTCCGGTAGTAGCTCAGGGTTTTCTCCGAACAGCCTTCGATCCGCTTTGCCGTGATAAATGCTTCGACTGCATCTGCTTCGTCTGCTGGAATTGAGCCACTATCATAGGTGATCGTTGCCCCTTCCAATATCTCAGCCATTGCATCCCGAAGGTGCATGAGTTGTTCGTTGTTAAGATACGGCAGCATTTTTCGCTGTATCTCCGTGATGAGTTGTTCTGTCATTGTCGTGTCTCCTTTCGAGGTAAGAGAACGACATTCAGTGGCAGTCCCTTTTGTAAAACTCTCGCCACTGGTGAGAGTTATTCAGACGGTAAACGATAATTTAGCAGCTTAGAGCTGGACAGCAGACACATCGATCTCGCCAGACATCAGTTTGGGCAGCAAATTATCTCTCAATGTCGCAAGCGATTGATTCTGCTCTTCCAAAATACGTTGCTGTGCAAAGATAGGAGCGCAAAAGTCGCTGAATTTGGCAAGAGTTTCAGCGTCAGGAATAACCGCCGGGACATTTTTCATAGTGCTGCCAGATACTTCTTTGAATGTTGACCCGGATGCCATGCCTTCAATGACCGGGAGAGTGTTTTTCAAAAAGAAGTAAACAAATGGTGTTCCAATTTCCGGCTTAGGCACAACCGATTTGAAACCTTGATTTGTTGTTACTTCACCAGCGGCGATAGCAATATAACCTATTGGCGCACGAGATGAGAACAACACTGTTCCTTCTGGCATGATTGCTGCGCTGCTGTTCTTCAAACCAAGTTCAGTTATGTCATTCTCACCATGAGAAACGAACTTCGACTTGTTGATAGATAAATCTTTCGGGGTTATCCATGCTATACCGGACTCCGTGTAATACTCAGGTTCAGCTTTTGAAGGTGTACTGCCTCCAACAACAGTACCAAGATCGCTAATTGTTCCGATAGCCCATTCTGGATCAGCATTATCAACAAATAATTCTTGAAAATAGGATTGAGCTTGCTGCTCTAAATTATCGTTTAACTCTTGATTGTTCACAATCTTTTTTTGGATTGTGGAAATAATCTCGACAACACATTTCTGAATACTTAATTCAGGCAATACGACCTCAATCTGTTGAAAGGTCGAAGATGGTCTCGCCAATGCAGGGACGCCAACCTGTGAGGCATTGCTTAGAAGTTTATGCTGTCCTATTGGAGTGTGGAAGTAATAGACAAGGTATTCGGGCAAAACCTTGTCGTTGCATCGCACCCTAAACTGAGATTGCGAAATCACATACCGGTCATATTTTGAATCTTGAGGAATAAACACTATTTGCCCAAGCGTTCCTCTGTGTGTTATTACAATATCCCCGCGATGTGCATTTGCCTTGTTAAGAGAGTCAGCTTTTTTCCTTGTGACATAGCGGAATGTCTTTTCGGATAGAGAAAAGCCCTCAAGATTACTACCATTTAGGACAGGTACGCCACTATCCACAAAACACGAGACTTTAATATTTGATCCGAATGGACCCATCGCAATTTCATCAATTAGGTCAGCAATACGATACGTTTCATAGCCCATATCCAATCGCCCCCAGTCGTTCTTTGATCTGCGTCTCAAGTTCATGGGACTTTGCGAAAAGCTCAGAAAGTTCAGAAGTCAAACGCCCCATTTTCTCTTCAAACGGCTCGCCGTCATCTTCCTGTTCCTCAATACCAACATAGCGTCCCGGAGTGAGAATGTAATCCTGCTTTGCAATGTCCTGTGTAGTGACAACAGCACAGAAGCCCTTTTCATCTTCGAGTGTTCCATCAACGAAGGCATTATAAGTGTCGGCAATTTTCTTGATGTCTTCATCCGTCAGTTCGCGCAGCTTCCGCGTAACCATAGTGCCGAGTTTCCGTGCGTCGATGAACAGCGTTTTGCCTTTTTGCTTCTTGTTCTTTGCAAGGAACCAGAGCGATACCGGGATCTGCGTCGTGTAGAATAGCTGCGTCGGCATTGCAACGATACAGTCCACAAGGTCAGCATTGATAATGTTCTTGCGGATTTCACCTTCACCGCCGGACTGCGAAGAAAGCGAACCATTTGCAAGTACCATACCGATACGTCCATTCGGAGCGAGATGCCAGATCATGTGCTGCAACCACGCGAAGTTTGCATTTCCAGCAGGAGGCGTACCATACTGCCAACGGACATCATCAACGAGTTTATCTGCACCCCAGCCAGAAAGATTGAAGGGAGGATTCGCCATAATAAAGTCTGCCTTGAGCTGCGGGTGACAATCGTTAAAGAATGTGTCCGCATTAAACTTGCCGAGGTCGGCTTCAATACCGCGAATGGCAAGATTCATCTGCGCCATCTTCCATGTGGTCGGGTTAGAGTCCTGACCAAAAACAGAAATCTTGTTGATGTTGCCGCCGTGATTTTCGATGAACTTTGCGGACTGAACAAACATACCGCCAGAGCCGCAGCACGGGTCATAAACACGCCCATTAAACGGCTGCAACACTTCAACAAGGGTACGCACAACGCAAGAGGGAGTATAGAACTCACCGGCAAGTTTGCCTTCTTGCTCGGCAAACTTGGAGAGGCAATATTCGTATGTGCGACCAAGAATGTCCTTGCTGTTTCCATGCTCGATCATCTGAATATTGGTGAAGAGATCAACCACTTCACCAAGACGCCGCTTGTCCAGCTCTGGACGGGCGAAGTTCTTAGGAAGAATATCTTTGAGACGCTTGTTTTCTTTCTCAATACTGCGCATTGCATCATCAATCACCGTGCCAATTTCCGGCGTATGAGCGGCAGCAGCAATCGCGCTCCATCGTGCATTCTCAGGGACAAAGAAGATGTTTTCGGCAGTGTATTCGTCCTGGTCTTCTTCAAATCCATCGCCTTCTTCAACCAGCTCCTTGTACTTTGCCTCAAAGCGATCTGAAATGTATTTCAGGAAAATCAGTCCGAGAACGACCGACTTATATTCGGATGCGTCGATGTTTCCGCGCAGGACGCAAGCCGCGTCCCAGATTTGTTTTTCAAAGCCGATATTGCTTGTGTTATTTTCAGCCATTTCAGCAACCTCCAAAGTTATAGTTTCACACTTACTATTCTACAAAAAGAGCTGTACGAAAAACCGGACTCAGTTCTTGTCCGTTCGCACAGCCTCACATATATCTCCGATGTCACAGTTCAAGTAATCACAAATGCGCAGCAAAATAGAGAGGGACACTTCTTCCCCCTTATTCAGTTTTGTCCATGTTCCGGCAGACAGCCCTACTTCATGTCGTAGAGAAGCCTTCTTTATGTCGCGTTCCAGAAGAAGCATCCATAGTTTCTTATAGCTTATGCGCACGGCAACCATCCTTTCGCTTGCTTGCATTCAACATCGTTTATAATATTATACTGGATTTCATTCTCAAAAGCAATCCGTTGATGCAGAAATTAAAGAAAAAGTTTCAATTTCTCGAACCTTCTCTCAAGGATGCAGGGCATCTCCTGTTGATCGGAGATGCCCTGCTTTTGACGAGATTATTCGCGCTGTGTGCTGCGCAGATGATCACGGTCATGGTCAGCAGAAGGAGCGAGAAACGTATCAACATTAGACTTGATCGTCTCTATTTGTTTTACTTCTTTTTTGAGCTTCGCACGTTCATCATAGAGCCGCTGTTGCTCATCGAGAAGTCGCTGCTGTTGCGCTTGCAGCGTCTTCAAGCTCGGCAGTTTTTCATCGCCCTGCATGGCAAGCAGCGTACTCCGTGCCGCCTCGAAGATCACAAGCTCTGCCTCATGCTTTGCCTTGAAACCCGGCTTATCTTTTGCCTTCTGGAAAGCGTCATATACAGGTTTTAGGCGCTGGTAGTTGGAGATGTTTTTGATAAGCGGCTGGACTTCCCGCAGCCGCGCTTCAACGCCTTTCAGCTCCTTGCCGGTACGATCATAGGAGCTGTGAACATCCTCGACCTTCTTCTCAAGATCGGCGTATTGGAGCAAGTTGTTGTCTGTGAGATAGTTGAGCGTCCGTGCCGCTTCCTTGAGGATAGTGAGCTTTGCTTTATGCTCATAACCCTTGCTGTCGATAAGCCTGATCCGCTCCTGAATATCTCCGATGAGAGAGATGCCCTTCGGCGTGGTCTGTCTCTGACTTCTTCGGGGCGTCCGTCCGGCAATCCGCTCCTTGATGCGTTCCTCGGTGTAGTTCTCTCCGATGGTCTTAGAACGGGTAAACCGATCCTGACCTTCAGCGCGGAAGGAGATGTATTTGCCGGGTTTGATTTCATAACCGGCTTCCTGCATGAGCCGCAGAAAATCATCGTAGTCCTTCGCTGTGATGACAAGCCGGTCGATGGTCTGCTTGAGTTTTTGCTTCCAGCTCGTGCCGCGTTTGGCTTCGGTGTACTCCTTGTAGCTCATGCCTTTGTTCTGAGAGGGAGGGATAACAGAGAGACCGTTTTCCTTACAGAGCCGGTCGCTGACCTCACGCATATCATAGTAAATCCGCTTGTAGCTCTTGTAGGCGTGGTAGTCCACAAAGTCAACCGCATTGAAAATCAGATGGTTATGAACATGGTCCTTGTCAATGTGCGTGGTCAGCACATACTCGTATTTTCCACCGAGGATTTCATCCGCAAATTGCTTGCCGATCTCGTGGGCAAGCTCCGGCGTGACCTCTCCAATTTCAAAGGACTGGATCACATGACGGGCTATGATCCTGACCGGATTCATCCCTTTTTGCTCGGCTATTCTCCGCGTCCATTCAAATTCCCGCGCTGCGGTCTCGCTGGCACAGCCGTAGGACGAGACCAGCAGCTTCTCGTCGGTCTTTTCGGGATTCAGAATGTACGCGATTGCCTTGCTCAAAGTTCCTCGGATTGCTTTGATTTTAGTAACTGCCATACCGCGTCCATCTTTTCTTTCAGCTCGTCAATATCGTCCTGATAGAATCGTCCCGTCGAGTTGATCCTGCGGCAGACGGTATTGATGTTCACGCCGATCTTGTTGATTTCGGCGGCGAGCTTTTTCTGCTCTGTGTAGTCTACGACAATGATGTAGCCGTCAATCAGCATCTTCCTTGCATACGCACCGAAGTTCTCCGTGCCGATCATCTCCATCTTCTTTGCAATCGTCCGTTCTTCCTGTGGTGTCAGCCAAATCTTCTTCTGAATGTCTCGTGTTCTTCGTACCATGCTGCGCCCTCCGTCGTAAAGATTAGAAGGGTTTGGGACTATCCCAACAAGCAAAAATCTGATGTTAAGGGCAGGGTCTCCTTAACTGATTTTTCTCCGGTGGGTACTCACCGGATTTGCTTGCTAATCTCCCAAAATCGTATTCCCCGAAGATTCCTCCGTGAAATGTCCCTTCACTTTACAACGGACACAAAAAGGGCGTTTGTTGAGTACCGGATTTCAAAAAAGTCAAAAAATCATTGGATTTCCCATGTGAAAGCCACTGTGTCTGTCACATCAATATCAACCGGCTCAATCTCAGGTGCGGCGCACTTGCTCATCGCCATGAGAGGCTGAATGCAGTCTTCAACATCGTAGCTTGTTCTGGAAAAAACATTGAGTTCGCCCCAGTTGTAGTCGATGTTGAGCAACTGCCCAAGCGTACTGCCTGATGCTTTGCAAAGAATCTCCGCCTTCGCTCTGGCGTTCTCCGTCGCGCTGATCAGCAGCTTTTCGCTGACCGCTGATGGGTTTCTTACAGTGAATGCGATACTGAGTTCCGGCTTTGCACCGCAATCCGCAATCGCAGAAATGATCTTTGCAAGCTGTTTGCTGTCAAAGTCAAATGCAAGTTTCAAGCGATAGCTGCAAGCATATCCGACAAACTCTCGCTTGTAATTTCCTTGCCGATCCTTGACGTTCTCGTACCTTGTCTGGACATCAAAGCTCGTGGTTTTCAAGTCTTCTTTGTGATACCCAACGCAGACTGCGGCACCTTGCAGTCTTTCGATTCTCTCGGTAGCTTCCGACATTGCACGGTCATAGGTTTTAGATAAGGTTTCAATGTTCAAGGAGAGGATGATGTAATCCGGTCTTGCGGAGACATTGCCTGTCCCTTTTACGGTGATCGTTCTCATTGCTTTCTCCCGTCCTTTCTGGAATTAAAGTCCTCATCAATACGCTTTTTCCAATTCGTACCCAGTGGTACGCTGCAACGGACAGCAGAAACCGCTTCGCTCAGAACCTCATAGTTGAGCTGCGTTCCCTTATGGTCAGAGTGATAATTGACCGCTCGGTCTGCTCCAATACCGAAGTGCTTTGCCGTTTCAACTGCGTCAATATTTGCGCCGAGGAATAGAAACTCCCAGCCGTACTTTTCCTTCTGCCGCTCGATCATTTTCTTAACTGTCTCGCTGTCATAACGGCGGCTTGCATTCTCCATGCCGTCCGTTGTGATGACGAACAGCGTATGTTCAGGGACATCCTCATTTCTTGCGTACTTGTGGACATTCCCAATGTGATGAATTGCTCCGCCGATAGCATCCAGAAGGGCAGTACATCCGCGAACGGAATAGTCCCTGTCGGTCATCGGATCCACCTTCTGAACCGGCACACGGTCATGGATAACCTCGCTCACGTTGTCAAAGAGAACGGTAGAGATCAATGCCTCGCCATTCTCTTTTTTCTGCTTTTCAATCATGGAGTTGAATCCTCCGATGGTGTCTTTTTCCAGTCCGCTCATAGAGCCGCTGCGATCAAGGATGAATACGATCTCCGTCATGTTCTTTCTCATGTTTTGTACCTCCGTATATAAAAAAATGACTGCTTGGTGTCTCACCTTACAGTCATATTGTACTTCGGTATTCACTTCATTTGGTCGCATGGCAAGCGACATTATTCTAAGGATAAGA
Protein-coding regions in this window:
- a CDS encoding restriction endonuclease subunit S; translated protein: MNGTIYMPVGEVCSSISDTYREKKNMVTLINTSDVLEGRVLNHERVPNSNLKGQFKKTFQRDDILYSEIRPQNRRFAYVDFSPIDYIASTKLMVIRAKKDVVSPKYLYYFLKNSSTVAELQLLAETRSGTFPQITFSEVANLTIPVPSLAVQEVIVQTMQCLEDKITCNEQINDNLAA
- the xerA gene encoding site-specific tyrosine recombinase/integron integrase, with translation MTEQLITEIQRKMLPYLNNEQLMHLRDAMAEILEGATITYDSGSIPADEADAVEAFITAKRIEGCSEKTLSYYRKTIEALIAGVGKAVRQITTDDLRRYLTNYQVQRRSSKVTIDNIRRILSSFFSWLEDEDFIVKSPVRRIHKVKTAKVVKDTYTDEVLELMRDNCTTARDLAMIDLLASSGMRVGELVTLNREDINFNERECVVIGKGNKERLVYFDARTKIHLQNYLEGRTDENPALFVSLKAPFDRLMIGGVETRLRELGKRLNIPKVHPHKFRRTLATTAIDKGMPIEQVQQLLGHQKIDTTMHYAMVKQQNVKLAHRKYIG
- a CDS encoding restriction endonuclease subunit S translates to MGYETYRIADLIDEIAMGPFGSNIKVSCFVDSGVPVLNGSNLEGFSLSEKTFRYVTRKKADSLNKANAHRGDIVITHRGTLGQIVFIPQDSKYDRYVISQSQFRVRCNDKVLPEYLVYYFHTPIGQHKLLSNASQVGVPALARPSSTFQQIEVVLPELSIQKCVVEIISTIQKKIVNNQELNDNLEQQAQSYFQELFVDNADPEWAIGTISDLGTVVGGSTPSKAEPEYYTESGIAWITPKDLSINKSKFVSHGENDITELGLKNSSAAIMPEGTVLFSSRAPIGYIAIAAGEVTTNQGFKSVVPKPEIGTPFVYFFLKNTLPVIEGMASGSTFKEVSGSTMKNVPAVIPDAETLAKFSDFCAPIFAQQRILEEQNQSLATLRDNLLPKLMSGEIDVSAVQL
- a CDS encoding type I restriction-modification system subunit M; this translates as MAENNTSNIGFEKQIWDAACVLRGNIDASEYKSVVLGLIFLKYISDRFEAKYKELVEEGDGFEEDQDEYTAENIFFVPENARWSAIAAAAHTPEIGTVIDDAMRSIEKENKRLKDILPKNFARPELDKRRLGEVVDLFTNIQMIEHGNSKDILGRTYEYCLSKFAEQEGKLAGEFYTPSCVVRTLVEVLQPFNGRVYDPCCGSGGMFVQSAKFIENHGGNINKISVFGQDSNPTTWKMAQMNLAIRGIEADLGKFNADTFFNDCHPQLKADFIMANPPFNLSGWGADKLVDDVRWQYGTPPAGNANFAWLQHMIWHLAPNGRIGMVLANGSLSSQSGGEGEIRKNIINADLVDCIVAMPTQLFYTTQIPVSLWFLAKNKKQKGKTLFIDARKLGTMVTRKLRELTDEDIKKIADTYNAFVDGTLEDEKGFCAVVTTQDIAKQDYILTPGRYVGIEEQEDDGEPFEEKMGRLTSELSELFAKSHELETQIKERLGAIGYGL
- a CDS encoding helix-turn-helix domain-containing protein, giving the protein MQASERMVAVRISYKKLWMLLLERDIKKASLRHEVGLSAGTWTKLNKGEEVSLSILLRICDYLNCDIGDICEAVRTDKN
- a CDS encoding relaxase/mobilization nuclease domain-containing protein, with product MAVTKIKAIRGTLSKAIAYILNPEKTDEKLLVSSYGCASETAAREFEWTRRIAEQKGMNPVRIIARHVIQSFEIGEVTPELAHEIGKQFADEILGGKYEYVLTTHIDKDHVHNHLIFNAVDFVDYHAYKSYKRIYYDMREVSDRLCKENGLSVIPPSQNKGMSYKEYTEAKRGTSWKQKLKQTIDRLVITAKDYDDFLRLMQEAGYEIKPGKYISFRAEGQDRFTRSKTIGENYTEERIKERIAGRTPRRSQRQTTPKGISLIGDIQERIRLIDSKGYEHKAKLTILKEAARTLNYLTDNNLLQYADLEKKVEDVHSSYDRTGKELKGVEARLREVQPLIKNISNYQRLKPVYDAFQKAKDKPGFKAKHEAELVIFEAARSTLLAMQGDEKLPSLKTLQAQQQRLLDEQQRLYDERAKLKKEVKQIETIKSNVDTFLAPSADHDRDHLRSTQRE
- a CDS encoding plasmid mobilization protein, translating into MVRRTRDIQKKIWLTPQEERTIAKKMEMIGTENFGAYARKMLIDGYIIVVDYTEQKKLAAEINKIGVNINTVCRRINSTGRFYQDDIDELKEKMDAVWQLLKSKQSEEL
- a CDS encoding SIMPL domain-containing protein, whose protein sequence is MRTITVKGTGNVSARPDYIILSLNIETLSKTYDRAMSEATERIERLQGAAVCVGYHKEDLKTTSFDVQTRYENVKDRQGNYKREFVGYACSYRLKLAFDFDSKQLAKIISAIADCGAKPELSIAFTVRNPSAVSEKLLISATENARAKAEILCKASGSTLGQLLNIDYNWGELNVFSRTSYDVEDCIQPLMAMSKCAAPEIEPVDIDVTDTVAFTWEIQ
- a CDS encoding vWA domain-containing protein produces the protein MRKNMTEIVFILDRSGSMSGLEKDTIGGFNSMIEKQKKENGEALISTVLFDNVSEVIHDRVPVQKVDPMTDRDYSVRGCTALLDAIGGAIHHIGNVHKYARNEDVPEHTLFVITTDGMENASRRYDSETVKKMIERQKEKYGWEFLFLGANIDAVETAKHFGIGADRAVNYHSDHKGTQLNYEVLSEAVSAVRCSVPLGTNWKKRIDEDFNSRKDGRKQ